The nucleotide window GCCAGGGCGGGGCCATACTGCCTGTACTTGTCACCAGCTCCCTAACCAGCCCAGGCTCTCCAAGTGGCCCTGCCTCCCCCTCTCAAACCCCaagcttttgttcatttttggccCTGATGCTGGGCAACAGTGTGGAATGCCCCCTCCTCTTCCGGCTTATCTAAATCCTCCTAATTCTTCAAAGACCTGCTCAAGGCCCTCCCTATGTGGCCAGCTGACTGCTCCCTAGTACATCCAGGTTGGCCACCTCTTACCTAGACAGGCTGGGTGTGGCCTCCAGCACAGCCAGAAGGGTCCAGGCAGGTGCCTCCCCGACACCTTAGGAGGCTCCCTCCCAAGAGAGAGTGAAACAGACGAAGATGTTTCTTCCTATGCTAGGCCCAAGGAGCAAACAGCAAAATAAGCAACCCCTCGccccaataataataattaattacaaGCGACCAAGCCCTGAGTAGGACTTCCGCGGTCATCTCCTTGGGAGCACACTTGAAATGTTCCAAgggtgagggagggcccagccctacAGGAAATAAACCATGAAAACTTCCTGAAGAAGTCACTGCCCCTCACCTTCGCCTTGCCTGTCCAGTCTCGGGAGACCTTACCATCTTCCAACTGTTTTTCTTATCCACCCATGGAGGCCTTTTGAATAAGCCTAGTGTCAAGGGCTCTGAAATCTAAAACAGAACAGTaagggggaaaaaggaaggaggcGGCGGCTAGAGGTGAAAGGTTTTGTGTGGGCCAGTCTTTATTTTCTGTAAGCGACACTTCTGcctggcgtggtggcacatgctcttatccccagtgctcaggagaaaCCGCAGGACTGTTACAAatgtgagtccagcctggtctacacagagagtccCCGTCTCAGAAACAGAGAGGGCTATTTTTGTTGACCAATGAAAGCAAAGGCTGCGTCGGGAAGGTGTCTGCCCCGCGGGTCACCACCACCTTCATGACGAAGGTCCCGTTCTTTACTCATCCGTGTCATTTCGTGACTTGAGTGGGAACTGccttcccatttcacagatgagaaaacttcAAGGGCGAGGTTTAAAAACCTGCCAAGTGCACACAGCCAGAGCCAGGATTCGAACTCGCGATCACGGACGTCAAGGCTGGCTATTTGGCACACCACTCAACTGCCAGCACAGAGAGGGCTGCATGCTAACAGTGGGACAGTGACTAGATTCTAAGAGCCTGGTCCCTGGGGAAAATGGCACTCAGTGACAATCTTGCAGTGGCCGGCAGGAATGATTTTTAACCCCTTCCAAATGGCGCTGGCTGCCTGCCCTCTCTTTGCAAGATCAAATGACATTTTCTGAAAGTCCCGAATTAGAGTATCATTCCTGCCAGCCTATGCACCGCGACTGGTCCATAAAACTGCTGAGAAAAGTGGGCAGCTTTACCCAAGTAAATACGGAAATCCTCCCAGTAACTGTTCAAAGGTGGAGGGGTCAGGTCTTCATCATCCCCATTTTAGAAATGAGGAACTAGAGGAAGAGGTGAAGTGACTACTAGTCCACCCTCGTGGAGCTGCAGCCAGGAACCAAAGCGCGACTGTTTTCAGACCTGGGTGGAGGGAGCCAGTTTTGGGTGGAATCATCTCACCCTGGGATCACTCCCCAAGACAGAGGGTGTGGTGTGCACACTGGTCCACGGTAAGCAGTGCCATGGGGCGGTTCCAACAGCAATTAAGATTTCAAAATGCCTTTTCAGGTTAGATCACTCAAGGCAGCTCCCCTGCATCCCGGGGCATCACTCAGAAGGATGATTGCACGCAGTGGGAGATTAGCACTAATGactaggtgctcaataaatacctGGGAGATGAACAAATATATGGATGTCAAACTACACTTCTCATGTAGGAGATACATGAAGGGCAAGAGCCCGGGACGAGCATGGGACGGAGGCCAGGGAAGCATGTCCTAAAACACAAAATGTGACCCCTTTAAGGAGTTAGGGGAGACAGAAGCGCCATGTTGAAAGAGGTAAAGCGGAACAGGAAATTGATCTTCCTAATCAAAGCATTTGGGAGTGCAAAGCTTTGAAGGTACCAGGGTATAAAGTGCAAGTGCAGATAAAAGGAGTGGACGGCAGTGATTAGAGCCAACAGTATGCAGTTCTTGGAAAGAATGGTAGAGGCCACAGGAGACAAACCCAGGCTGCTCTCCAGGGTAGTGTGCCTGACTTCAACAATCTCCATTCTCTTTCCTGTGCAGATTGGGCTGCGCTCCATGGATGGGGGCTGGTTTCAGCTCCTGAACCGTCCCTTGCCTCATCCCTAACCCGTCCAAAGACTGGTAACTGGAGTAGGTCCcagactaggctggactcaagATGGCACGCCTGGGAGGTTTCCCTCTGGGATACCCCCTTTCTGGACATTAGGGTGAAATCTAGATTAGACCAAGGGCTGAACAGAGTGCACGGAAGGCCAGGAAGGAGCTTGTTGTACAGTCAGCTGCTCCATCTGCACCCCAAGTCCCCCCTCATAGTGCTGGGGAAATGATAATGTATTCAGCCTGCCAACACAGTGGGAGGGAGTCTCAAACCTCTCTCCAGCAAGCAGTTTTGCCAAAGAACTTGACTACAAACAGGCAGACCGATGCCCAGAGGACAGCTTCTTTAACGGGGCATTGCAGAGACTCACAGTCCACACACAGTCGGGGTGTATATACTTTTTCTCTTTGGCTTTGCGAGAAAAACACCTCTCGTCCTGATCTGCAAAGTGTCTACAGTGCACTGCTTCTCTTTCGTCCTGACTTTCAAGGAAGGAGTCTTTggtgtggatggggtgggggagcagcTACCTCCTTTAGACAATACTCTCCCTTATCAGGGCAGACTCTGTCTGGTTTCCTGTCTCTGAGCTCTGGCGTGACTGCCTAAGATGAGAAGCGGGGGCCTGGACAGAAGGGGCCTGAAATGGGAAGCCTGCAgaccatcccctcctctccccctcagAGGCACGGCTGAGAAAATAATCACTTGGCAAACCAGGTGTTAATTGCTCTAAGATTCTAGGGATTTCTTTCCCCATAAGAGCTAGGCTCAATGGTAACTAGTCACTTCAAGAAAGAAGTCCACTTTCCAGAATAATGTCATTCCTACTAAAGGACAtgcttgtatctttttttttttttttaaatgcaaatggGTGTAAAAGTAGCAAGAAACACTGAGGAGGAAGGCCACCATTTTAGAGCAAAAGTGTAGATTTGGAAATAGAAGAAAAGTCAAGAACCTGGAGACAATGAAGTTAAATTAGGCATGATGAGTTATCTGGTGAAGAGATGAAAACTATTGTTCCCATGTCTTATAATTATAGCaactaccaaaaataaaaaatacgaTTTCCCCAACAATTTAATAGAGCATTTAAAAGTTTGCAGCACTTCTGACAGTAGATTAGATCCTAATCAATCCTACGAGCcacctccctgtctcctcccacccccaaacagAAAGAATGATCTGGAGAACACCTCATCAAGACGGTCTACCCAATCAATCTAGTTGTACTCTTTACAACTTtggaactaaaaaacaaaaccaaaaaactccttCAATTTGGAAGATTTATGAACTTCGGCTTCAAGGTCTCTTGTGCTACTGATCAACTTAATATTTCAAGTTGCCTTGTtccaagagggaaagaaaaaaaaggaaccatAGCAACACAGGGAATTTCTACATCGCCCAAGATTTTTCAAGGAAGGTATCACTAGCCAACCGTTTGGCTCCGGTAACTTTTGCACCAGGGACAGATGGAACATTTCACTTTGTATCGCTCTATATTCTCCTGTTGTAACTAACTCTAGCAGGATGGGCTATTTAAACACAGCTACTGGTAGGTCAGGCCTGATTTGTATGGAAGCATCTCTTGAATTCATTTCATTAGGTACCACTGTAAGATCATCCctttaagttttaaagaaaatccccaagttggaaaaaacaaaacaaaacaaaaaaaaaacccacataaaagtccCCGCCCccaatcctttaaaaaaaaaggtcctcaagagcttggggggggggggggaggtgatgAGGACAAAAACTTGTTAGAGTAAGTTTTAAACAGTTTATCCAGACTAATGAAGAAGCCACAcgtgaaaagaataaaaaactgaTATTATGAAAGATAATCATCCTTCTGTTTTCAAAATAGAAGATTACAAGTTTCCAAACTATCATTAAAGAAAATCAACCAGTCAGTACCtagctttcctttttccttaagatttttattattcttaaaatgGGCTAGAAATCAACTCTGGAATAGAGGAAACTctttgtccttaaaaaaaaaaaaaaaaaaagactcagctGGTTTAATCTTTATCCTTAAAAGAAATAaccctgggattttttttctccccttcaaTACATGCCAGGCTTTGCTTGAATAATTTTTCTAGAGATTTCTCCTTCAAAACAAGCAAGACTTTTTCCAACTCAGCCCAGGTGGCCAGGATATTTAAATTCTCCATCCCCAGGGCCTACCGTGGGCAGCCCAAGTGACATGAACAAGGTGGGGCCACAGTTTTCTCATAATGCTAGATCTTCAACTCTTGAGGGGGTCAATCCTGACCTAATTTGACAGTTTTGGGGCAATGTGCCTATCTTAAAACTGAGGCTCTACCCATCTTCACAGGAAAATTGCAAAAATAACTTCCTTTGGATGTGTCCATATGCCCATGAATTCCCTCACATCATAGTCCAACGATGGAATATGTTTTAAAAGGTAAAAGTATTGATTTGCCCCTATAAACAGTGCAGCGAGGGGTGTGTGTGAAAAGGTTAACCGACTTCTCATTATGACATAACACAGGCATCTTAAGCAATCGCAGTGAGGAGACATGATAACCCCTGGGTGGGGATACAGAGTTTAGGGGCAGGGACCATGGCCTGGTTTAGGCTACTGATCGACCAGAAACAGGAAAGAGCACACATATGCCACTTGGAATGTATGACGCAAACCCCAGCCTTGAAACAAAGAACAGGAAACAGCCCGGccggcagggctggagagagagcacagagaaACATTTAGCCGGCCCTCCCTGACCCTATATTCATGAGCAGCTGGAGTTTTTTGAGACAACAACAGGGGGGTGGAGGTGTTTGTTCTATGGGTGTGAATAATAACACCAGCTTTATACAGGGGACCTGCCCTATTTACAAATAGGAGCTGCCACACACAGTAAACATCCCGAGTGCACAAGTCATTTTATCATCTTTAAGCTGCAGAGACCTTCCAAATTACCTAGTGCCAGTCTCCTTCCTGATTTCCTTTGTCCTTTTCAGCCAGGTCCCAAGAGCTAGCAGCCCCCAGCCCTGACCAAATTCTACGTTGGGTTAATACTTTGAGCCAAACACCATGCATGCTGGGGAAAATGGAGAGCACGGCTTGGCTTTAAGAATCCAGGTCACAACTGGGTTACCCCACAGAACCGAAGCTGGACCACGTTAAAGCCTCCCTTAGTCACAGCTAAATTGGAAGCACAGACTTTGGCGATGCAGCCACTTGAAAATCTCATTCTTTCTCAAATGTAGAGAGAGGTCACTGCTACTCACTGGTTCTCCACATAAATCTACTGAACTTCACCTTTTTGggaatgtgatttttctttttctctctcctggcagTTCCTTTACTCCAAAACTGACATGCAATCCATAAACCGCAGCACCAATTTTTACCCAGatattctctcagtgtctatttTTCCCCTAGGTATTCTTAAGGCAGCAAAGTCCATTTGAAGTCCCAtccacagtatttttctttattacttattACTTTGTTAGCCAAGATGGTTTAACTCAACTCAGGTTTCTATTTTCAGAGATTTAAGGATTGGTATGTAGACATAACTacaggttaaaaagaaaaaatgggggggggcacATCGCTGTACCCATAGCAACAAGATTGGATTTTAATATAGAAACTTTGCAGCAGAGACAATAGCTTTCTCCACAGCTACGTAGTTTTCTATCGCACGAGGCTTTGTGTGACCCAAGCAGCTACTTTTCTTTGTTATTCTCacatctcaattctgaacacttgTACTCTCCACATCAGCCAACCGATCTCTCCAGCAAACCTTCACAGGACCTAACCAACGGTGCCGGTCTGCAGCAAAGCCCACTGACGAGAAAGCAGCTTTCCTTCAGGGAACTTAAACTATCAAACGTCTTCTTTCAGGTTTCTATTAACAGCCTAAGGTTAGCACACACGTTCAAGCCAAAGAATGACTCGGCGGGATCGTTCTTCAAAAAACATAACTAACTTGCAAAATCAGAATGTTTATATTACATAGTTTTCCCCCACCCCCGCTGCAGACTTCCCTGGGGTGAGGGACAGTATCGTGCAAGCAGAATTCTCTTATAAAAAAATGCACCTCAAATTTATGCATAAAATACTCCTATCAACAACCGGCCCGTGCCCCCCTAATTTTGCTTAGTAACAAGATACTAATTTAAATGAGTTCGGAATGCCAATTCATACTTTCCCCCCATGCACCAGACTCTCTTGAGACtattagaggaaaaaataaattcttcGAATAAAATCTCAAAGATCCcatgtaaaatgtttattttgaagaAATACAAGGTGAACAACTTCCAGTGTCCATTTAACCTGAATTATTCAAAGTCTCTTTCACATTCAACCACTACTATTGTGTCCTGCAGGAAAATTTACACAAGCGTTTGTTATCTGCCGAAGACATGGATGTGACAATTCCAACTCTTATCTGCCACCTCCAAGCCAGCCACTCTGAAATGTTAGACAGGTCCCAAGGGTCCTGGTCCACACAACAGTTCTGTGGTCCCTAGGCGGCTCTGGTTCCCTAACCCCGAAGGCGCTCTCCATAGCCAGCCAAGCTGCAATCCTTTGCTTCAGGCACTGCGGCAGGTTCTCTCCACGTCCCCAAAGGCAAACTCTCCAAAGCTCAGTaattctctctcccccccccaaccccccgcaACCCGCCCCAAGCCAAATGACCCGGCAGCTCGCCCGCTCCGGGTACCAATCAGAGGATGCTCCTTAAGTCCCAATCGCCCCCAAGTTTCTTGCCAGAGGCGCGGGAGGCTGGGCTCCAAGTTTGCTGGGGCGGGCGGCAGCTGGGGGTGCAGGCGGGGGGCGGGAGCCCCGGAGTCGGgttgggagggggggaggagcaGGCGCGCGGCCTCGCAGCTACCTGGCTCTCTCCACCGCGGCCGCACGCGGGGTGCGCCTGGGGGTACCGAAGGGAACCCAACGCGGGAGGCCGGGGACCACACAGGTGAGCCCCGCCCGCGGGCTCCCGGGAGCTCCACTGGGTCCCCGTATCCCACGATCCAGCCCGCCATCCCCTCCCCCTCGCTCCTCCACCCCGGCTCCGATACACTTTCCCAAGCCCAGAGGCGCCCTCGCTGCACCCTGATCCCGTTCTCCGCGCCCCGCTTTCTCCacgagaaaaaagagagagagagagagagagagagagagagagagagaaagaagcaagcaGATGCGACCCAAAGCGGGTCGCAGGAGGGCAAGGTGAGGGCGCGGGGACTTACTCTGCCAAGCAGCGCGGTGCCAAGCGCAGCGGCCGGGAAACCCGGGCCCGGCTCCCTCCGGGCGCCCGGAACCCCGCGGGCGGGCAGGTCAAGTGTTCCGGGCCGAACGGCGTCGGGGACAGGGACGGCGACCGCACGGACGCGCGGGTGGGGTCGCTGGGCTCAGCAGGCGCTCGCACTGCGCTCGGGCCGCGGCTCCGCGCGGCTCGGCTCCCGGCTCCCCTCTGGCTCCTTGGCACCAACTCCGGGCAGTCACATGACGCCGGCGCCGCTCGCTCTGCGAGCCTCCCCGGGGCTGGCGGGGTAAGTAGAGGCTGGGAGCCGGGGTGGGAGGGTCAGGGAGGGGCAGCGGGAGCCGCCGCAGCCACCCGGGCTGGGAGGGGTCCCCACCCACTTGGGTGGAGGCAGCCGCCGGAGGGGTCGGCGAGTCACTGGCAAACACGCACCCCGCCCTGCCCTTCCCCGCCCCCGCCTCCCGCGCCGCCCCCGCCCGCGCCCCGCCCAGTCACCCGGGGCCGGCTTGACAGACACTCATTATTCCCCGGAGCCGGGCGCCGCCCCGCCGGCTCGACCTGTCCCGCGAGGCGCGGCGGGGCCTCGGGGCTGGGCGTGAGCAGCCCCCGCCCGGCTCTCCACCCTGGGCCTCCACCCGGCCGAGCGCTCCGCCCCGCGCCCTGCTCCCAGAGCCCGCGCCCCGCCCTGGCCGTCCGGGCCGCCTAGCTGCCGCCCGAGCCCCGGGGGGAAAGGAAGGGCGGCGCTGGCCGCTCGCGGCGTCACACGGCTCGCGGCCCGTAGCATCGCTTCCAAAACACACAGCCCCGGTTCGCGGGCGAGCCGAGGAGGGGGAGCGGGGCTGTCAATCACCGGCTCCCGCGGGAAGGGCGGCCCCTCCCCGGCGGAGCGCAGGAGGGCGGGAGAGCGGGTGTCGCGGCGGAGGACGCGAGTCCCGGCGCCCGAGAGCGCGGTGACCGGTGGCGCACGGGGTCGCGCTGCGGCTGCCGGCGCGCTGGAGTTCTGTGTTCCGGGATTCCGTGGCTGCGCTTGTCCTTTCGCCCGCCCTGCAGGGACAGCCCGGGGCCGCCTCCAGCCCGGAGGGACTTTTCTTAGAAAGGGAGAGACCCCCCCTCGGAGGCGTGCAACTCACTAAGGCCCCCGGCTGCCCTGGAGCGAAAAAGACGGCTGTGACTCGGCACTGCTGCCAGAAAACTTCGCAAACTTCGGGCCGATCCTCCCACCTGGGGCGAGAGCTCGGGCTAGCCCGGGGCTTACCCCGCGACCTTTCCTTGCACGGTGTTAGAAGGCAAGCAGCCTCGAGGCGCTTTTCTGTCCGACTCGTACAAGGACGATTTCGCATAGCTTGGTGCTGGAGTCTGATGCCTTAagagtttctttttaaacagtATTAATGTAATAAGGAACgtaataaaaagaacaaaggacAAATTGGTTCGATTGTTTTAGTTTTGTGTAATGTTTTAAAACAACCCGGCTTCAGTCTATGGCTTGTTATTGCTTCAAGATGTTTTAAAGGCCCTTTAAGTTCACCGTTCTCACTTTGATGCCTCATCCAGGCATGTTACTACTTAAAACGTAGTGATACATAGATTCCCCGTTCCTTAATATAACTACACAGTACAATAAAACTAGAACCCAGTAACCTCCAACATTGAAATTGCCTGTCCTGAGGAGCCCCAGAAGCCACTGGTTCAGATAGCATCATAATGTCCTCTCTtaacctttaaaatataaatgataggGGACTTGGGTGGCTTATTTGAGTAAAATACACACCAAAGAAAGACAGTTGATTTTTGTGTCATTTGTTAATTGCTTTTCATTGGTCACCAACCCATTAGCAGTCTGCTTGAATGGCTTGGATATGAATAAGCTGAGACACACAATGCAATGACTACGGAATTGTTTGCCTGGCTCATAGTAGgtgctcaaaataaataaataaataaaataaaatgcaggttTCAACTCAAGGGGACATGGGATGTCGAAAACTCATAACCATGGCGCTCTTGTGCTGTTCACGTGGGCATGGGACTAAAGAAAGGTAAAGTAGATATGTTGGGGAAAAGGTGACCCAGGATGAGAAGGTGTGATGTGGGAGAGGAGGGGATTAACAGGTAGTGAGCACTCTGGATCCGGTGGCTCCTAGGAGGAAGGTCAACTCAAAACCCCTGTTCAGAGGCATCCATTCAGTGCTGAGTaagctcagtgagagaccagGATCCCTGCTAGGTAGGCAAGTCAGAACTGCCTGAAGTCATCATGGACTCTTGGCCCTCCGAGCAAGTCACCGAACCCTCTTCCATCATTACCTACTCCTCGGTCACTACCATGATCCACCCTGATGTCAGCAGTCTGTCCCATTTGTAATATGGCTACCCATGCGGAAAGGGAGTAGAAGCAACAGAGTAAGAATGTTCTTTCTACATAGGACGCACATCTACATGTGTCAGTGTCTTGGGTGACTCAGTTTAGACCGAAGCTCAACCTTTCTGTACTGATGGGttcctgtattagttacttttctatttccgTGATAAAACACAATGCCCAAGCTAACTCAGAGTAGGAAGGGTTcatttggggcttatggtttTATCACCATCACGGTGAGAAAGTGTGGCAGCAGGTAAGTTGGCATCAGGAACAGCTGCGAACTCACATTTTGAACAGCAGACAACCAGcagagaactaactgggaatggtggaaGGCTTTGATACCTCAAGCCGGCTCCCCGGTGatccatttcctccagcaaggcagcTCCTGGAtctccccaaacagcgccaccatcAGAGAGCTAAGTATGCAGATGcttaaactaccacattccactcactGGCACCTCTCATCTGTGGCCATGGGataataatgcaaaatgcatttagtccaacttagaagtccccatagtctttcagtTTCAACTCTCGTTTTAAAGGTCTCAAGTCTCTTcggagactcaaggcaatctggCAGTCGTAACCTCCTGTAAAATCCAAAGGCAAAAGACTTACCTCTACCGTGCAGTGGTACAGAGTAAATATACCATTTCAAAAGGAAGGAATGGCAGTATGAGAGGAAACTGGAACA belongs to Onychomys torridus chromosome 10, mOncTor1.1, whole genome shotgun sequence and includes:
- the LOC118591885 gene encoding translation initiation factor IF-2-like; protein product: MSNPHSPMTAAPRASCTRVLESSGFCILSLSVEDVLPRRSHDHSAQSLLHTGSRVLQSLRPLPRSSKRPRVTSSPTQPDPKACPSRRLPSKRISDRRLWFPNPEGALHSQPSCNPLLQALRQVLSTSPKANSPKLSNSLSPPQPPATRPKPNDPAARPLRVPIRGCSLSPNRPQVSCQRRGRLGSKFAGAGGSWGCRRGAGAPESGWEGGRSRRAASQLPGSLHRGRTRGAPGGTEGNPTREAGDHTGEPRPRAPGSSTGSPYPTIQPAIPSPSLLHPGSDTLSQAQRRPRCTLIPFSAPRFLHEKKERERERERERERKKQADATQSGSQEGKVRARGLTLPSSAVPSAAAGKPGPGSLRAPGTPRAGRSSVPGRTASGTGTATARTRGWGRWAQQALALRSGRGSARLGSRLPSGSLAPTPGSHMTPAPLALRASPGLAGDLSPQILLSASSHHACLLPQFPMTIVVMDYSPSGNTNSNKSFCL